A portion of the Pirellulales bacterium genome contains these proteins:
- a CDS encoding DUF1854 domain-containing protein has translation MNNSHNITAVVRDAYGNLRVEFADGGGCGDVRPVRGFPISQPEYGVALVDADGREVCWIEDFTALPAAIRQPLAEELALRDFLPRITRVVSVSRLAEPCEWQVETDRGPTRFVLKSDEHVRRIDAQRAMVTDAFGVQYLVKNLKQMDAASRRYLERYL, from the coding sequence ATGAACAACAGCCACAACATTACCGCCGTGGTTCGCGACGCTTACGGCAATTTGCGCGTCGAATTTGCCGACGGGGGCGGGTGTGGCGACGTGCGCCCGGTGCGCGGATTTCCGATTTCGCAGCCGGAATACGGCGTGGCCCTGGTCGACGCGGACGGCCGCGAAGTGTGTTGGATCGAGGATTTTACCGCGCTCCCCGCGGCTATTCGGCAACCGTTGGCCGAAGAACTGGCCCTGCGGGATTTCTTGCCCCGGATCACGCGGGTCGTGTCGGTTTCGCGGCTGGCGGAACCGTGCGAATGGCAGGTCGAAACCGATCGCGGACCCACGCGCTTTGTCCTAAAAAGCGATGAGCATGTTCGGCGGATCGACGCGCAGCGCGCCATGGTGACCGACGCTTTTGGCGTGCAGTACCTGGTCAAAAATCTCAAGCAAATGGACGCCGCCTCGCGGCGGTATCTGGAGCGGTATTTGTAA
- a CDS encoding ABC transporter ATP-binding protein, translating into MTAAIQYEFSDLPMEWQKAARETLDPTEPILAWLEVDLTSALLFAPSLLVLTPRRIVCLSQAENNQEFALPPELQILLTEQKSVCRLELLSPAGRQVAWYFTVGKQTAAIRFVERVREVINGSAPRTAQPTICPSCGAMINSANGVCTACAPAAPPSAYSSLWRLLKFARPRRGMIILGLTLTLASTAIGLLAPLITRVLVDQVLIPQQVPSPPPPNYALLWWCLGGLAAVGVVAWGLDWARTWTLVWVSERVAADMRSRTFAHLQTLSVEFFGGKRTGDLMARIGSDSDRICNFLSLNLVDFIVDVLAIIMTAGILLWLNWQLALVTLLPFPLIIWLTHSVRAKLRRGFRQSGVSWGEMTSVLADTIPGIRVVKAFAQEQREVERFDAANQQVLDTNDRVNVVWSFFGPLVRLLTQFGLFIVWGVGAWLIFRHELTYGDLQAFITYILGFYGRSESIIMMVNAVQRAGASAQRIFEILDRVPSVAEPLRPVHPGRLQGHVELREVRFKYGTREVLHGINLTIEPGEMIGLVGPSGAGKSTLVNLICRFYDVSEGAILIDGHDVRSFPVAEYRHNIGIVLQDPFLFYGTIAENIAYGKPNATRAEIITAARLANAHEFILRLSDGYDSLVGERGQSLSGGERQRISIARALLIDPRLLILDEATSAVDTETERQIQQALETLTQGRTTIAIAHRLSTLRRANRLVVVEKGNIVEIGTHEQLLTRRGAYYNLVMAQQQMQQTLGLQS; encoded by the coding sequence TTGACCGCGGCAATTCAATACGAATTTTCTGACCTGCCGATGGAGTGGCAAAAGGCCGCGCGGGAGACTTTGGACCCGACTGAACCGATCCTGGCCTGGCTGGAAGTTGATCTTACCTCGGCTCTTCTCTTTGCCCCAAGTCTGCTGGTCCTGACGCCTCGACGGATCGTCTGCTTGTCGCAGGCGGAAAATAATCAAGAGTTTGCGCTACCGCCCGAACTGCAAATATTGCTTACCGAGCAAAAAAGCGTTTGCCGGCTCGAATTGCTTAGTCCCGCCGGACGACAAGTCGCCTGGTATTTTACCGTAGGCAAGCAGACCGCCGCGATTCGGTTTGTGGAGCGGGTACGCGAGGTCATCAATGGGTCCGCCCCCCGTACCGCCCAGCCGACCATCTGCCCCAGTTGCGGGGCGATGATTAACAGTGCCAACGGTGTCTGTACGGCCTGCGCGCCTGCGGCCCCTCCCTCGGCCTATTCGTCCCTCTGGCGGCTGCTCAAATTTGCCCGACCGCGCCGCGGTATGATTATTTTGGGGCTGACGCTGACACTGGCCAGCACGGCGATTGGACTATTAGCCCCTCTTATCACGCGGGTGCTGGTTGATCAGGTGCTGATCCCCCAACAAGTTCCCAGCCCCCCGCCGCCAAATTATGCCTTGTTGTGGTGGTGCCTGGGGGGGTTGGCGGCGGTCGGAGTTGTCGCCTGGGGGCTGGACTGGGCACGGACCTGGACCCTGGTCTGGGTGAGTGAGCGCGTGGCGGCGGACATGCGATCGCGAACGTTTGCCCACTTGCAGACGTTGTCGGTGGAGTTTTTTGGGGGCAAGCGGACGGGCGACCTGATGGCGCGGATTGGCAGTGATTCCGACCGGATTTGCAATTTTTTATCGTTGAATCTGGTTGATTTTATTGTCGATGTTTTGGCCATCATCATGACCGCGGGGATATTGCTGTGGCTCAATTGGCAGTTGGCCCTGGTCACATTGCTGCCGTTTCCGTTGATTATTTGGTTAACCCATAGCGTGCGGGCCAAGTTGCGGCGGGGTTTTCGGCAATCGGGAGTCAGCTGGGGAGAAATGACCAGCGTGTTGGCGGATACGATTCCCGGCATCCGCGTGGTCAAGGCGTTTGCCCAGGAACAGCGCGAGGTGGAACGCTTTGACGCGGCCAATCAGCAAGTGCTGGACACCAACGACCGGGTCAATGTGGTCTGGTCGTTCTTTGGCCCTTTGGTTCGACTGCTCACGCAGTTTGGGCTGTTTATCGTCTGGGGGGTGGGGGCGTGGCTCATTTTTCGCCATGAATTGACGTATGGCGACCTGCAGGCGTTCATTACCTATATTTTGGGTTTTTACGGCCGGAGCGAATCGATCATCATGATGGTCAACGCCGTACAGCGCGCGGGTGCCTCGGCGCAGCGAATCTTTGAAATATTGGACCGCGTCCCCAGCGTGGCGGAACCGCTACGCCCCGTTCATCCGGGCCGCCTCCAGGGGCATGTGGAGCTGCGCGAGGTGCGGTTTAAGTATGGCACGCGGGAAGTGCTACACGGGATTAATCTGACTATCGAACCCGGGGAAATGATCGGTCTGGTCGGTCCTAGCGGCGCGGGTAAAAGCACGCTGGTTAATCTGATTTGCCGCTTTTATGACGTGTCCGAGGGGGCAATCCTGATCGATGGCCATGATGTGCGTTCCTTTCCCGTGGCCGAATACCGGCATAATATTGGCATCGTGCTGCAGGATCCCTTTTTGTTTTATGGCACGATTGCCGAAAATATCGCGTACGGCAAACCCAATGCCACCCGTGCGGAAATCATCACCGCCGCGCGCTTGGCCAACGCCCATGAATTTATCCTGCGGCTGAGTGATGGTTATGACTCGCTGGTGGGGGAACGGGGGCAATCGCTATCGGGCGGGGAACGGCAGCGCATTTCCATCGCCCGGGCGCTATTGATCGATCCGCGGCTACTGATATTGGACGAGGCCACCAGCGCCGTCGATACCGAGACTGAACGCCAGATCCAGCAAGCGCTCGAGACCCTGACCCAGGGGCGTACCACCATCGCCATCGCCCATCGGCTAAGCACGCTGCGCCGCGCGAATCGACTGGTCGTGGTCGAAAAGGGGAACATCGTCGAGATCGGCACGCACGAGCAACTGCTGACGCGGCGGGGGGCGTATTATAATTTGGTCATGGCCCAGCAACAAATGCAGCAGACGCTGGGCTTGCAAAGTTAA
- a CDS encoding trypsin-like peptidase domain-containing protein, translating to MTHAQAAQSSLHSRPVLWICMGIALGLAAGYLLGGWTEATTPGQARAEQRPSQPLGRGTFTAATSSPMPLDEGLSEEERLNIRIYENTNKTVVNISTKVVSDRGAFFGESFQEGAGSGSVLDKAGHVLTNYHVIDGAREIEVTLYDGKSYEAEVVGIDPPNDMAVIRIAAPEKSLFPIVFGDSAILRVGQRVLAIGNPFGLERTLTTGIVSSLNRTIPTRNGRNIKSIIQIDAAINPGNSGGPLLDSHGRMIGMNTAIASRTGQNAGVGFAIPVNTIARVVPQLIRNGKIIRPETGITRVFETEKGLLVATLAPNGPAAQAGLSGIQIKREKKRQGPFIYETETLDRSKADLIVGIDDKPVRTADDFLSTIENYKPGDEVTINFIREGREMTARLKLAGGE from the coding sequence ATGACACACGCTCAAGCCGCACAGTCCAGCCTGCATTCGCGACCGGTCTTATGGATTTGTATGGGAATTGCATTGGGACTGGCCGCGGGATACTTGCTCGGCGGTTGGACCGAAGCGACCACCCCGGGACAAGCCCGGGCCGAACAACGCCCTTCCCAACCGCTGGGGCGGGGTACATTTACCGCCGCCACATCCTCCCCCATGCCGCTGGACGAGGGCCTGTCCGAGGAAGAACGATTGAACATCCGCATTTATGAAAACACCAACAAAACCGTGGTAAATATCAGCACCAAGGTGGTGAGCGACCGGGGGGCGTTTTTTGGCGAATCGTTTCAGGAAGGGGCGGGGAGCGGCTCGGTCCTGGATAAGGCGGGGCACGTCCTGACCAACTATCATGTCATCGACGGCGCCCGTGAAATTGAAGTCACCTTGTACGACGGCAAATCATACGAGGCGGAAGTGGTGGGAATTGATCCGCCGAATGATATGGCGGTGATTCGAATCGCCGCGCCGGAAAAATCGCTCTTTCCCATCGTGTTTGGGGATTCCGCGATCCTCCGCGTCGGCCAGCGGGTCTTGGCCATTGGAAATCCCTTTGGCCTGGAACGGACTTTAACCACCGGGATTGTGTCGAGCCTCAATCGCACCATTCCCACGCGCAACGGCCGCAACATCAAATCCATCATCCAAATCGACGCCGCGATCAATCCCGGCAACTCCGGCGGCCCGCTGTTGGATAGTCATGGCCGCATGATTGGCATGAATACCGCCATTGCCAGCCGCACCGGCCAGAACGCCGGTGTGGGTTTTGCCATTCCGGTCAATACGATCGCCCGGGTCGTGCCGCAACTCATTCGCAATGGCAAAATCATCCGGCCCGAAACCGGGATCACCCGCGTCTTTGAGACCGAAAAAGGTCTGCTGGTGGCGACGCTAGCCCCCAATGGTCCCGCCGCCCAAGCCGGCCTGAGCGGGATTCAAATCAAGCGGGAAAAGAAACGCCAGGGACCGTTTATTTACGAGACCGAAACCCTCGACCGGTCCAAGGCCGATCTGATCGTGGGGATCGATGACAAACCGGTCCGCACCGCGGATGATTTTTTGTCAACCATCGAAAATTACAAACCGGGTGATGAAGTTACAATCAATTTTATTCGAGAAGGGCGGGAAATGACCGCCCGTCTAAAGCTGGCTGGCGGAGAGTGA